One window of Atribacter laminatus genomic DNA carries:
- a CDS encoding M55 family metallopeptidase produces MKIIILADLEGVSGVVDNEQQAKPGAPLYQEAREYLLSDVSAVIEGALDGGATEITIFDMHYYGLNLNLSKMHPQTRIFMGKPRKIYPLLKEVYQKADGFMMVGFHAMAQTPGGLLTHTYDHSIKSLYLNGMLVGEIGMEAAIAGFYGVPLIFVAGDSKGTEEIESLLGDVPTVTVKWAVNEHSALCLPVEVTHNEIRKTAKESLEKIAEFKPYALEPPFSIEVEFFLPEKAEKMEKLAGVTRIDELIVQAQGDDLPLLWEEFIGFCQNYQ; encoded by the coding sequence TTGAAAATAATCATATTAGCTGATCTGGAAGGCGTTTCTGGAGTAGTAGATAACGAGCAGCAGGCTAAACCTGGGGCTCCCCTTTACCAGGAAGCGAGAGAATATCTGTTATCCGACGTCAGTGCCGTCATTGAAGGAGCGTTAGATGGAGGGGCTACCGAGATAACCATCTTTGATATGCACTACTATGGGTTAAATCTCAACCTGAGCAAAATGCATCCTCAAACCCGGATTTTTATGGGAAAACCTCGGAAGATTTATCCTCTTTTAAAAGAAGTTTATCAAAAAGCCGATGGTTTTATGATGGTCGGATTCCATGCTATGGCACAAACTCCGGGAGGTTTATTGACTCACACTTATGACCATTCTATCAAGAGCCTTTACCTCAACGGGATGCTGGTTGGAGAAATTGGCATGGAGGCAGCAATTGCTGGTTTTTATGGAGTGCCGTTAATTTTTGTAGCTGGTGATTCGAAAGGGACGGAAGAGATCGAAAGCCTTCTGGGTGATGTTCCCACCGTCACAGTCAAATGGGCTGTCAACGAGCACAGTGCCTTATGTCTTCCTGTTGAAGTAACTCATAATGAGATCAGGAAAACTGCCAAAGAATCATTGGAAAAAATCGCAGAATTCAAACCTTATGCTCTTGAACCACCCTTTAGTATCGAAGTAGAATTTTTCCTTCCTGAAAAAGCCGAAAAAATGGAGAAACTCGCAGGAGTTACACGAATTGATGAATTAATCGTTCAAGCCCAGGGCGATGACCTTCCTCTTCTTTGGGAAGAATTCATCGGCTTCTGCCAAAATTACCAATAA
- a CDS encoding NAD-dependent epimerase/dehydratase family protein, which yields MSVLITGGNGLISSWIIYYLAQKGKRIISVDLKPRAFDYLEEFKDQINFIQGDVLEWSQLLSIFHAEGVNIEGIIHTPAEMASPRYWNNPYRSTYLNVVGTLNLLEFARLYQIPKFLYVSSGAVYGEVKDTPSELTHPVNPSDLYGAGKVGSEYISLQYGNHYQIDVRVIRPYFFFGPGLLPSEMNPLFRNLLGSMEGLDNLQLEKGRDQSLGFTYVKDTALGTVLAYETEHPEHRVFNIATDEATSFPELARLAQKYSEQPRKVILGGGKLFPRGETLDISLAMKELGYTPQYRMEKAVAEYSEWIQKQLRSKM from the coding sequence ATGTCGGTTCTTATTACTGGAGGAAACGGGCTTATAAGCTCCTGGATTATCTATTATTTGGCTCAAAAGGGGAAAAGAATTATTTCAGTCGATCTCAAACCACGTGCTTTTGACTACCTGGAAGAATTTAAAGACCAAATAAACTTTATTCAGGGCGATGTACTGGAATGGTCACAACTTTTGTCGATATTTCACGCTGAAGGAGTGAATATTGAAGGGATAATCCATACTCCTGCAGAGATGGCTTCTCCCCGATACTGGAACAACCCTTATCGCAGCACCTATTTGAATGTGGTAGGAACACTCAACTTGCTGGAATTTGCTCGCCTCTACCAGATCCCAAAATTTCTTTATGTAAGTTCTGGTGCGGTTTATGGTGAAGTCAAAGATACGCCATCAGAACTCACCCATCCGGTTAATCCCTCCGATCTCTACGGTGCTGGAAAAGTTGGTTCAGAATATATTTCTCTTCAATATGGAAACCACTACCAAATTGATGTTCGGGTGATCCGTCCTTATTTTTTCTTTGGACCAGGACTTCTCCCTTCGGAAATGAATCCGTTATTCAGAAACCTTTTGGGCTCAATGGAAGGATTGGATAATCTCCAGTTGGAAAAGGGTCGAGATCAAAGTTTGGGATTTACCTACGTGAAGGATACCGCCCTGGGGACAGTGTTGGCTTATGAAACAGAACATCCCGAACATCGAGTTTTCAATATAGCCACTGATGAAGCAACCAGCTTTCCGGAATTAGCCAGGTTAGCACAGAAATACAGTGAGCAACCTCGAAAAGTAATTCTTGGTGGAGGCAAACTCTTCCCTCGCGGTGAAACTCTCGATATATCTTTGGCTATGAAAGAGCTGGGTTATACACCTCAATATCGGATGGAGAAAGCGGTTGCAGAATACTCCGAATGGATTCAAAAACAGCTTCGTTCTAAAATGTAG